The following are from one region of the Schistocerca nitens isolate TAMUIC-IGC-003100 unplaced genomic scaffold, iqSchNite1.1 HiC_scaffold_375, whole genome shotgun sequence genome:
- the LOC126229554 gene encoding F-box only protein 7-like — MSSMDKSIEDIRKQHSEQEFLERTILSLNQDSHEISPSDLIVILLYTLMLESEFSPCETDCGGIHESETLNSGTASNLPNAWKDDQTNVYKITFILNQIAEHRCRLVGFLIGDILELNLIVSNIVPKIVFGLSFRCSDVIKKTQPSTPVLARYTNIRQLKEKLKKELLYPVRCIILNEVHVLNGSLLGIPDDLKHKIYSQLKLNDIYSLLMSCHYMNNLIVSDRRLWKKLFCRYYPTAYNELIVDNRENIDWKKELQKRRQQRIASRGPFGFSDFREVLLQSWLPSAFPIN, encoded by the exons GCTCAATGGATAAATCAATAGAAGATATAAGAAAACAGCATTCAGAACAGGAATTTCTCGAAAGAACCATTTTGTCTCTAAATCAAGATTCACATGAGATCAGTCCAAGTGATCTTATTGTTATTTTGTTGTACACGTTGATGTTGGAAAGTGAATTCTCTCCATGTGAAACAGACTGTGGAGGGATCCATGAATCTGAAACACTAAATAGTGGAACTGCGAGTAATCTCCCTAATGCTTGGAAAGATGATCAGACTAATGTATACAAAATAACATTTATACTAAATCAGATTGCAGAACATAGATGCAGGCTTGTTGGTTTCTTAATTGGTGATATTTTGGAGCTTAATCTGATTGTATCGAATATTGTCCCAAAAATAGTATTTGGTTTGAGTTTCCGTTGTTCTGATGTTATAAAGAAGACTCAGCCATCGACTCCTGTGTTAGCCAGATATACAAATATAAGACAGTTAAAAGAGAAATTAAAGAAAGAGCTGCTGTACCCTGTGAGGTGTATTATTTTGAATGAAGTACATGTATTAAATGGTTCCCTCCTGGGTATTCCAGATGACCTAAAACATAAAATATACTCACAactcaaattaaatgatatttATAGTTTATTGATGTCATGTCACTACATGAACAACTTAATTGTGTCTGACCGACGGCTGTGGAAGAAATTGTTTTGCAGATATTATCCAACTGCTTACAATGAGCTAATTGTAGACAACCGAGAAAACATTGACTGGAAAAAGGAATTGCAGAAGAGGAGGCAACAAAGGATTGCATCAAGGGGACCTTTTGGCTTTTCAGATTTCAGG GAGGTGCTTCTACAATCATGGCTACCAAGTGCCTTCCCTATTAACTAA